From Pagrus major chromosome 18, Pma_NU_1.0, a single genomic window includes:
- the mmp17b gene encoding matrix metalloproteinase-17b — MEMWILLLCLSNGWMQTSCTADVTPTPSSSSVSPTEDESTKLVDWLMKYGYLPPSDLSTGQLQAWTAVTKAVRVMQRFAGLKDTGVVDEETMALMNSPRCSLPDRDEPSKSLASEGEEGGNMKRRRRRTITMWTCRNINWRLRSYLSSPHLSRETIHILIFYALKGWAEPTPLEFHEVGSPEAADLQVDFLHGYHGDDYPFDGAGGAVDHAFFPSDPDRAGGIHLDAEEKWTFRQSASEGTDLFTVLVHEFGHALGLAHSSSRHSVMRPYYQGPAGDPLHYSLGRQDLEQITQLYGKRNQLLATDAPQPAPEPQLHHRGHSHHHRHGPSIDHCNTSFDAVARIRGETFFFKGLMMWRVNSGGLVSGRGASVWRLWRGLPPDLPRLHAVVERHSDHAIIFISGSIYLFKGDSYWKFMFPGSSLQNGYPRSSAADWLDCTDSSSSSPVVDDLSLSLSRGRQELRERWREDREEEEAAGKMRDIGRYRYVNSHKDIQDRGSHIWTQCTCKNKALCSRTSYISTLLLNIWTLLAF; from the exons ATGGAGATGTGGATTCTTCTTCTGTGCCTGAGCAATGGATGGATGCAAACATCCTGCACTGCTGATGTCACCCCCACACCTTCCTCTTCATCAGTGTCACCCACTGAAGATGAGAGTACCAAACTAGTG GATTGGTTGATGAAGTATGGCTACCTCCCACCCTCAGACCTCTCCACGGGTCAGCTCCAGGCCTGGACAGCTGTCACTAAAGCTGTAAGGGTAATGCAGAGGTTTGCAGGCCTCAAAGACACTGGAGTTGTTG ATGAGGAGACAATGGCATTAATGAACAGTCCACGCTGCTCCCTGCCTGATCGAGATGAACCATCCAAATCACTGGCTAGCGAGGGGGAAGAGGGGGGAAAcatgaagagaaggaggagaaggacaaTAACCATGTGGACATGCAGGAACATCAACTGGAG ATTGCGTTCATACCTGTCCTCTCCCCATCTGTCCCGGGAAACGATCCACATCCTGATCTTCTATGCTTTAAAAGGGTGGGCAGAGCCAACACCACTGGAGTTCCATGAG GTGGGCAGTCCAGAGGCAGCTGACCTACAGGTAGATTTCCTTCATGGTTACCATGGTGATGACTATCCCTTTGATGGAGCAGGCGGTGCAGTTGACCATGCGTTTTTCCCATCAGACCCTGACCGGGCCGGAGGGATTCATCTGGATGCAGAGGAGAAGTGGACCTTCAGACAGTCAG CCTCTGAAGGTACTGATCTGTTCACAGTGCTGGTCCATGAATTTGGCCACGCACTGGGCCTTGCTCACTCCTCATCCCGCCACTCAGTGATGAGGCCCTACTACCAGGGTCCTGCTGGGGACCCTCTCCACTACAGTTTGGGACGCCAAGATCTGGAGCAAATCACCCAGCTCTACG GTAAAAGGAACCAGCTGCTGGCCACTGATGCTCCTCAGCCTGCCCCAGAGCCTCAGTTACACCACAGAGGCCACAGCCACCATCATAGACATGG CCCTTCCATAGATCACTGTAACACAAGTTTTGATGCCGTAGCACGGATCCGAGGAGAGACTTTCTTCTTCAAAG GTCTGATGATGTGGCGAGTCAATAGTGGCGGCTTGGTATCCGGTCGTGGGGCTTCTGTCTGGAGGTTGTGGAGGGGTCTGCCACCTGACCTACCTCGTCTTCACGCTGTGGTGGAGAGACATTCAGATCATGCCATCATCTTTATTAGTG GCTCCATCTATCTCTTCAAAGGTGACTCCTACTGGAAGTTCATGTTTCCAGGCTCCTCACTGCAGAACGGATACCCACGATCCTCTGCTGCAGACTGGCTGGACTGCACTgactcctcctcatcctcacctgTGGTGGACGACCTCTCCTTGTCTCTGTCTAGAGGAAGACAGGAGCtcagggagagatggagggaggatagggaggaggaggaagcagcaggaAAGATGAGGGACATTGGGAGGTACAGATATGTAAATTCACATAAAGACATACAGGACAGAGGTTCACACATCTGGACACAATGCACTTGCAAAAATAAAGCCCTTTGTAGTCGAACATCCTATATTTCTACCTTGCTGCTGAATATATGGAC